ATCCTAATCCTTTTTGGATATTCCATTCTCTAACTTTGTAGTTATTCCCTGCATCTTTCCAAGAATAATCAACTAATAATTTTTCCAACTTAGGGGCGAAATTAGCTAAACCTTTATCATTATCTGTCAGGGCCCGCCAATAATTTACCTTAATAGGTGAAATTAAAATATTGCCGTCACCATAATCAATAACTTCAATACTTGCTTTTTCGGTATTTACAATAAACTCTTTTTTGGCCTTTTCATTAGTTTGAATATACAATTTGTTTTCCCGTTGGCTATAGATTAAATCTCCAAGATTAGTTTCAGATATCTTAGGTGGTATGTATTGTCCTATGACAAAATCTTCCCAAGCTATTTCGTAGCCTTTAGGGGCCCAAGGGTAGTCTTCCTTTGTTACTAATGAAAAATTGAGAACATACTCTTTTTCTCTTTCAAATTCTAAAGTTTCATAATCTAAAGTTATTTTCAGGCTACTACCCGGTTCAACAGCTAAAGGTAAAACCTCCCCATAAATCAGCTCTTTTTCTCCTTCTGTGATTTTCCACAATAGCCTAAAATTATTTAAATTGGTGAAGGAGAATTTATTCTTGATAAGGAAAGTCCCCTTTAGCAAGTCTATAGCTGATATTTTAATATTTTGATACCCTTTTTTTACTTCATATATGGATGGATGGGGGGTTCTATCCCCTCCAACTATTCCGTTGGCACAAAAATATCTATGACTCTTTTCTTCTCCAAAATCACCGCCGTAGAGCCACTTTTCCCCTTCTTCATCCTTGACCCTTATGGATTGGTCGACAAAATCCCATATAAATCCCCCTGCCATATTAGGGTATTTATCGAAGACTTCCATGTATTTATGAAAATTACCTAAACTATTTTCCATTGCATGGGCATATTCACAAACTACTACTGGCTTTCCCCTGTATTGTTCTGGTTTTAAAGGTTTATTGTCAGCTGCCAATTTATTCATAATGTTTTCAAAAAAACATACTTTAATTTCTTGGTAATTCCCTAATTTTTCTAGATATTCGGGGGTTGGATACATTCTAGATAGTACATCACTTACCGAGATATCATAATCACCTTCGTAGTGGAAGGGACGGGTTTGGTCTAGTTTTAATGCTGCCTCTTTCATTTTTTTGAAGTTACTGCCATAGCCAGCCTCATTTCCCAGTGACCACATAATAATAGAGGGGTGGTTTCGGTTAGTCAGTACCATCCGTTCCATCCGATCAACAACAGCTTCAGTCCATAGTGGATTATCTCCAGGGACATTTTTCCTTCTGACAGCATGGGTTTCTAAATCTGCTTCATCCATGACGTAAAAACCCAATTGATCGCAGAGGTCATAAAATATTTTAGGGTTTGGATAATGGCTGGTTCTAATAGCATTGATGTTATTTTGCTTCATAATGTATAAATCTTGATAATACCTCTCAATAGGAACTGCCCATCCAAAGTCGGGATCAAAATCATGGCGGTTAACACCTTTCAATTTTATAGGTTGACCATTGATTAAGATTTTTTCATCTTTGATTTGGATTACCCTAAAACCTATTTGGGTATTCTTAACTTCAAGGATTTCCCCATCTTGGGATTTTAAAACAAATGTTAGACGATACAAATTAGGTTGTTCTGCATTCCATTTAAGGGGATTTTTTACAAAAAAGGCTGTTTGTAGCTGGGGATTTGAGATGTTTTTCTCCGTTAACAGTAACTCTTTATCTCCGTCGGGGAGTTTTTGTAAATATACATCTAGCTCTAAATCCTCTATCCCTTCCCCTTGAAGGTAAAGATCTAGGATTACTTGACCATCGATGTAGTTTGGGTCTAGTTTTGTTTGAACATAAAAATCAAAGATGCTCCTTCTATTTTGGCAATGTAGGTAGACGTCTCGGAATATCCCACTGAAAAACCACATATCTTGATCTTCTAGGTAAGTTCCATCGGAGTAACGGTACACAATTACTGTGATGTCATTTTCACCTTTTTTTAGATACTCAGTAATATCAAATTCAGCGGGAGTCATTGATCCTTGGGAATAACCTACCCGTTGGTTATTGATATAGAGGTGGAAAGCTGATTTAACTCCACCAAAAAAGATGTAAACCCTTTTATCTTCCCAAACTTGGGGTAATTCAAAGGTCTTATAATATACCCCTACTTCATTATTTTTGGGGTCTATTGAAGGTATTTTCCATTTTGCCTTACTAATCCCTGGTGGATAGTCAAAGGCTAAATAGTAGGGAATACCATAACCTTTAAGTTGCCAAACACTGGGAACATCTAGATCATCCCAAGTTTCTTTATTTTTGTCTAATAGGTAAGTGCTTTCATTAAAGTTTCGTAGATCCTTTTTCCATTTAAATTTCCACTTACCATTTAATAAAAGTTTATTCCTTTCATTAAAGGTATCGGCATCCTCTAGGGAATTATAGCTAATACTAGGAGTACGGGCAGGCAGTTTATTCTTTCCAAAAACCTTCGGATTTTCCCAATCTTTCATCTCCTCACCCCTTATCCTTTAAGTTGTGTTAGTATTTTACTGTATTCTTGTTCTGTTAAATCGTAATTAAATAAAGGTAGTAAGGCTAATAAGCAAATTAAGCCGGGAACTAAAGTAAAGAATAAATGGATAATATCTAGGGTAGCCTTTGTTTGTGCTACTTCTGGTACATAGCCGGAAATATGGAGGGTTGCAGCTCCTAAGGCTCCACCGATAGCGGAAGCCAGTTTTGTTTTAAAGATATTGGTAGAAAATACCATTCCTTCCGCCCGATTCCCTGTCTTCCATTGGCCGTATTCAACACAATCTGCCAACATAGAAGTCATAGCAATATTAGAGCTTCCCATGGCAATTGCCCCAAGGATATTCCAGATAAAGATGTATACTAAACTACTGTAGCCAGTAAAGAACATGCCAACTGAAGTTAAGGCAGTTATTAGGACTGAATAAAAGGCCAGGTTTTTCTTTCCATATTTTTTAGCAAGGATAGGTGTAATTACAGCACCAACTATGTTCATCAATAGGTACAACCCTAAAAAGATTGGTATTGCATCTTCAGAATTTAAGTTATATCTCAAATAATAATAGGTTAAAGTTAATCTTACGGCATTTAATCCTTCTACAATTATCATTGAGTAAATTAACATCCGGAGGGGTTTGTTGGCTAAGAACAAATTAATTACATCTTTAATACTTTGTCTTTTTTCCCTTTTAACAACTACCCTTTCTTGGACAAAGAAGAAGGTAATTAAAGTAAATACAACTGCAAAAATAGCATAAATTACCGCTACCGTAGTCCAACTTCCTAAAGCTTTTACCAATGGCAATGTCAATACATTAACTACTAAAAAACCTATCATGGCAAAGGTCCTAGGAACCATGACAACTTTATTTCGTTCAACGGGATTTTGGGTTATTGCCGCTGACATTGACCAATAAGGGATGTCCATAGCTGTAAAACTCATACCCCATAAAATATAGGTGATGTATGCATAAATTACTTTACCTTTATCACTCAATTGGGGATTATAAAAACAGAGGATAGTGAAAACTGCCATGACAAAGGGTACATACAACAAATAGGGTCTAAAACGGCCCCACCTTGTGTTAGTGTTATCCACTATAATCCCCATTATTGGGTCATTAAGGCCATCCCAAATTCTAGCTATTAAGTACATAATAGCAATAATACCAGCACCTATACCGAAGACATCGGTATAAAAGACCAATAAATATGTGGTAATAAAGGCATAGATGATATTATTTCCTAAACTTCCCATACCATAGGCTAATACTTGAAAATTAGA
The sequence above is drawn from the Anaerobranca gottschalkii DSM 13577 genome and encodes:
- a CDS encoding glycoside hydrolase family 2 TIM barrel-domain containing protein, translating into MKDWENPKVFGKNKLPARTPSISYNSLEDADTFNERNKLLLNGKWKFKWKKDLRNFNESTYLLDKNKETWDDLDVPSVWQLKGYGIPYYLAFDYPPGISKAKWKIPSIDPKNNEVGVYYKTFELPQVWEDKRVYIFFGGVKSAFHLYINNQRVGYSQGSMTPAEFDITEYLKKGENDITVIVYRYSDGTYLEDQDMWFFSGIFRDVYLHCQNRRSIFDFYVQTKLDPNYIDGQVILDLYLQGEGIEDLELDVYLQKLPDGDKELLLTEKNISNPQLQTAFFVKNPLKWNAEQPNLYRLTFVLKSQDGEILEVKNTQIGFRVIQIKDEKILINGQPIKLKGVNRHDFDPDFGWAVPIERYYQDLYIMKQNNINAIRTSHYPNPKIFYDLCDQLGFYVMDEADLETHAVRRKNVPGDNPLWTEAVVDRMERMVLTNRNHPSIIMWSLGNEAGYGSNFKKMKEAALKLDQTRPFHYEGDYDISVSDVLSRMYPTPEYLEKLGNYQEIKVCFFENIMNKLAADNKPLKPEQYRGKPVVVCEYAHAMENSLGNFHKYMEVFDKYPNMAGGFIWDFVDQSIRVKDEEGEKWLYGGDFGEEKSHRYFCANGIVGGDRTPHPSIYEVKKGYQNIKISAIDLLKGTFLIKNKFSFTNLNNFRLLWKITEGEKELIYGEVLPLAVEPGSSLKITLDYETLEFEREKEYVLNFSLVTKEDYPWAPKGYEIAWEDFVIGQYIPPKISETNLGDLIYSQRENKLYIQTNEKAKKEFIVNTEKASIEVIDYGDGNILISPIKVNYWRALTDNDKGLANFAPKLEKLLVDYSWKDAGNNYKVREWNIQKGLGYLQLEFTLKHKNFKENKVVYKFYNNGAVEISNELVSKKEMFRLGFTTEIKGNFNRFKWFGKGPHENYIDRNHGAKTGVHIGDITGLYHLYMRPQENGNRTEVRWLEVFDERGQGFKIWDKTGEFLNFSGWPFTLEDLEKATHIHKLKFSANITLNIDHKQRGVGGDLPGMAALHQEYKLHKNTRYKVAFLIEPLK
- a CDS encoding glycoside-pentoside-hexuronide (GPH):cation symporter, coding for MEEKKVSNFQVLAYGMGSLGNNIIYAFITTYLLVFYTDVFGIGAGIIAIMYLIARIWDGLNDPIMGIIVDNTNTRWGRFRPYLLYVPFVMAVFTILCFYNPQLSDKGKVIYAYITYILWGMSFTAMDIPYWSMSAAITQNPVERNKVVMVPRTFAMIGFLVVNVLTLPLVKALGSWTTVAVIYAIFAVVFTLITFFFVQERVVVKREKRQSIKDVINLFLANKPLRMLIYSMIIVEGLNAVRLTLTYYYLRYNLNSEDAIPIFLGLYLLMNIVGAVITPILAKKYGKKNLAFYSVLITALTSVGMFFTGYSSLVYIFIWNILGAIAMGSSNIAMTSMLADCVEYGQWKTGNRAEGMVFSTNIFKTKLASAIGGALGAATLHISGYVPEVAQTKATLDIIHLFFTLVPGLICLLALLPLFNYDLTEQEYSKILTQLKG